In Candidatus Hadarchaeales archaeon, one DNA window encodes the following:
- a CDS encoding DUF1616 domain-containing protein, producing MIGAILYGLFGFMILFLPGFLLSLVVYPKKDQLELSSRLMVSFGLGILLQLYIGFFLARVDLLSLSPFLLSSLLLCLGLSLVAWVRGAYPFSSFRFFWIKKKVPAQGEGSKGGEASGRHT from the coding sequence GTGATAGGAGCCATCCTCTACGGCCTGTTTGGCTTTATGATCCTGTTCCTTCCAGGCTTTCTATTGAGTCTAGTGGTTTATCCCAAAAAAGACCAGTTGGAGCTCTCCTCTAGGCTGATGGTGAGCTTTGGGCTGGGTATCCTCCTCCAGCTATACATAGGTTTTTTCTTAGCTAGGGTGGACCTCCTCTCCCTCTCTCCTTTTCTCCTTTCTTCCCTCCTTCTATGTCTGGGCTTGAGCTTGGTAGCATGGGTGCGTGGTGCCTATCCCTTTTCATCCTTTAGGTTCTTTTGGATCAAAAAGAAAGTTCCCGCGCAAGGAGAAGGATCCAAAGGAGGGGAAGCGAGTGGCAGGCATACCTGA
- a CDS encoding CDC48 family AAA ATPase, with protein sequence MPEREVKLTVAENSHQPDVGRGLARIPDHVAERLGISPGDVVEIQGTKTTGVIAMKGFAEDRGLDIIRIDGIIRHNAGTSIGEKVLVRKAEVKEAKKVTLAPASPGIRISVPGEVMRRNLLGRPLTRGDLITTASMRRGFGEPFIEQIFGSFLEETPLGLGEMRFIVVSTIPLGIVLVVDSTEIEVLPEAVAVKETRVPAVTYEDIGGLKEELKRVREMIELPLKHPELFDRLGIEPPKGVLLYGPPGTGKTLIAKAVANESGANFISINGPEVMSKWYGESEARLRKIFEDAEKNAPSIVFIDELDAIAPKREEVTGEVERRVVATLCTALDGLKSRGRVIVIGATNRPNALDPAIRRPGRFDREIEIGVPDREGRKEILQIHTRGMPLAKDVDLDRLADITHGFVGADLEALCKEAAMSALRRILPKINLEEKTIPPEILEELQVTKEDFENALKVVEPSAMREVMLEVPNVHWSDIGGLEEAKRELREAVEWPLKYPDAFKRMGIEPPKGILLFGPPGTGKTLLARAVATESEANFIAVKGPELLCISGETPVLTSFCGLMPVKELYENLMPFTQLEFRKEGMESRRLTVPVYTFALGDGGKMVKTRIQRIYKLYVREAYRLKFSNGVEMCVSANQPFLVLRGDGVEWVKTSSLRTGEYVAVPARTGTFDMEIPIGLPKNRYLKLVSEDGEAYTVRIFNTKISTRLPKRMTPELAEFLGWFAAEGCISREGVTLCDSDSEKRKRIVELFQLFVSRERISESKDGMRITVSSTPLMLYLQDLFGMSLCKKSHSIGVPPLIFKSSPRVMAGFLRGLYEGDGNMDDKKIEYGTMNRKLAEGVSYLLTALGIKHRFWRRKDGMYLLTVSGRLEMQKFMRVVYGETQAGEIRHLYNGSLPDLSGLLKRTKETLHLRYGKELPEGLFKGVSGRIRLQRVLEYIEEYAPEFKASTLYQTLRILAGGDLSWVRVEEKKRASPRWMYDLETEHSSFVGGNLPMLLHNSKWVGESEKGVREVFRRAKTAAPAIIFFDELDALVPRRGSGFGDAHVTERVISQLLTEMDGLEKLENVVVIGATNRPDLIDPALLRPGRFDRLVYVPPPDEKARLEILKIHTRKMPLAKDVDLEQLAKETEGYSGSDLAALCREAAMLALREDINAKEVTMKHFRETMKKIRPSILPEMEEAYRSFLSRSKSEVKKEITPRIFY encoded by the coding sequence ATGCCAGAGAGGGAGGTAAAACTAACGGTAGCCGAAAATTCCCATCAACCAGATGTTGGGAGAGGACTCGCCCGTATCCCGGACCACGTGGCCGAGAGGCTTGGGATAAGCCCGGGAGATGTGGTGGAAATCCAAGGAACGAAGACCACTGGTGTAATTGCCATGAAAGGTTTTGCAGAAGACAGAGGGCTGGATATCATAAGGATAGACGGTATTATCAGGCACAATGCCGGGACTTCCATAGGAGAGAAGGTTCTGGTTAGGAAAGCGGAAGTGAAGGAGGCCAAAAAGGTTACCTTGGCCCCGGCCAGCCCAGGTATAAGAATTTCCGTTCCTGGGGAGGTGATGAGACGCAACCTGCTCGGAAGGCCCCTCACGAGGGGGGATCTCATCACCACGGCTTCCATGAGGAGAGGGTTCGGTGAACCCTTCATCGAACAGATTTTCGGTTCTTTCTTGGAGGAGACCCCTCTGGGTTTGGGAGAGATGAGGTTCATCGTGGTCTCCACCATTCCCCTAGGAATAGTTTTGGTGGTGGATTCCACCGAAATAGAAGTGCTTCCTGAAGCCGTAGCGGTTAAGGAAACCAGAGTACCTGCCGTGACTTATGAGGACATCGGTGGTTTGAAGGAAGAATTGAAGAGGGTGAGGGAGATGATCGAACTTCCCCTCAAACATCCTGAGCTTTTCGACAGGCTTGGCATAGAACCTCCCAAAGGAGTATTGCTCTACGGACCGCCTGGAACCGGAAAAACCCTCATAGCGAAGGCAGTGGCCAACGAATCGGGGGCCAATTTCATTTCCATCAATGGGCCCGAGGTCATGAGCAAATGGTATGGAGAATCGGAGGCACGTCTGAGGAAAATCTTTGAGGACGCGGAAAAGAATGCTCCCTCCATCGTGTTCATAGACGAGCTGGACGCCATAGCACCTAAGAGAGAAGAGGTGACGGGAGAAGTGGAGAGAAGGGTAGTGGCCACTCTGTGTACAGCTTTGGATGGTTTGAAGTCGAGGGGAAGGGTTATCGTAATAGGGGCCACTAACCGTCCCAATGCGCTGGATCCCGCCATAAGAAGGCCGGGAAGATTCGATAGGGAAATCGAGATAGGAGTACCGGACAGGGAAGGGAGGAAGGAAATCCTGCAAATACACACCAGGGGCATGCCTCTGGCCAAAGATGTGGATTTGGATCGTCTTGCGGATATTACCCATGGCTTTGTGGGCGCAGACCTAGAGGCCCTGTGCAAGGAGGCCGCCATGAGTGCCCTCAGGAGGATTCTTCCCAAAATCAACTTGGAGGAAAAGACCATTCCGCCAGAAATCCTAGAAGAGCTCCAGGTCACCAAAGAGGACTTCGAGAATGCCCTAAAGGTAGTGGAGCCTTCGGCCATGAGGGAAGTGATGTTGGAGGTTCCCAATGTTCATTGGTCTGACATAGGGGGTTTGGAGGAGGCCAAGAGGGAGCTGAGGGAAGCCGTGGAATGGCCCCTGAAGTATCCAGACGCTTTCAAGAGGATGGGGATCGAGCCCCCAAAGGGTATCCTGCTTTTCGGCCCTCCAGGGACAGGGAAGACCCTCCTTGCTAGGGCGGTAGCCACGGAGAGTGAGGCCAACTTCATTGCAGTGAAGGGACCAGAGCTCCTCTGTATCTCGGGTGAAACCCCCGTTCTAACGAGCTTCTGCGGACTCATGCCCGTGAAGGAACTCTATGAAAACCTGATGCCGTTCACTCAGTTGGAGTTCAGGAAAGAGGGGATGGAAAGCAGAAGGCTTACGGTTCCCGTGTATACCTTCGCCTTGGGTGATGGGGGCAAGATGGTAAAGACCAGGATACAGCGAATTTACAAGCTATATGTAAGGGAGGCCTACAGGCTGAAGTTCTCGAATGGGGTGGAAATGTGTGTTTCCGCCAACCAGCCCTTCTTGGTCCTGAGGGGGGATGGAGTAGAGTGGGTCAAAACCTCCTCCCTAAGGACAGGGGAGTATGTGGCTGTGCCGGCACGCACCGGAACCTTCGATATGGAAATCCCGATAGGACTTCCCAAGAACCGCTATCTCAAGCTCGTTTCCGAAGACGGGGAAGCCTACACGGTGAGGATTTTCAACACGAAGATCTCGACGCGCCTGCCTAAGCGGATGACCCCCGAGCTGGCGGAATTCCTGGGCTGGTTCGCGGCGGAGGGCTGCATCTCCAGGGAGGGGGTGACCCTGTGTGACTCGGACTCAGAAAAGAGGAAGAGGATAGTGGAGCTCTTCCAGCTCTTCGTTTCGAGGGAGAGGATCTCGGAAAGCAAGGACGGGATGAGGATTACCGTCTCTTCCACCCCCCTGATGCTCTATCTCCAAGACCTGTTTGGGATGTCCCTTTGCAAGAAGTCTCATTCTATTGGGGTTCCTCCGCTGATCTTCAAATCCTCCCCGAGGGTGATGGCAGGCTTCCTCCGGGGGCTTTACGAGGGAGATGGAAACATGGACGACAAGAAAATCGAGTACGGCACCATGAACAGAAAGCTTGCGGAGGGAGTATCTTACCTTCTCACGGCCCTGGGTATAAAGCACAGGTTCTGGAGGAGGAAGGACGGGATGTACCTCCTGACGGTCTCCGGGAGGCTGGAGATGCAAAAGTTCATGCGGGTGGTTTATGGGGAAACCCAGGCAGGGGAAATCAGGCACCTCTACAACGGCAGTCTTCCAGACCTTTCCGGTTTACTCAAGAGAACCAAGGAGACCCTTCACCTCCGGTACGGTAAGGAACTCCCCGAGGGACTCTTCAAGGGGGTGAGCGGGAGGATAAGGTTGCAGCGCGTGCTCGAGTACATAGAGGAATACGCCCCAGAGTTCAAGGCATCCACCCTTTACCAGACCCTCAGAATACTGGCTGGGGGAGACCTGAGCTGGGTGAGGGTGGAGGAGAAGAAACGTGCGAGCCCCAGGTGGATGTACGACCTAGAGACGGAACACTCCTCCTTCGTAGGTGGGAACCTGCCCATGCTCCTCCACAACTCGAAGTGGGTGGGAGAATCCGAAAAAGGTGTGAGGGAGGTCTTCAGGAGGGCCAAAACCGCAGCCCCCGCCATCATCTTCTTCGATGAGCTCGATGCCTTGGTACCGAGAAGGGGGTCGGGCTTCGGTGACGCCCATGTAACGGAGAGGGTGATAAGCCAGCTCTTAACGGAGATGGATGGATTGGAAAAGCTGGAAAATGTGGTGGTAATAGGGGCCACCAACCGTCCCGACTTAATAGATCCTGCTCTCCTACGTCCCGGAAGGTTCGATAGGTTGGTTTATGTGCCCCCGCCGGACGAAAAGGCTAGATTGGAAATCCTAAAGATTCACACCAGGAAGATGCCTTTGGCCAAGGATGTAGATCTAGAGCAACTGGCCAAGGAAACGGAGGGCTATTCCGGTTCTGACCTAGCGGCCCTCTGCAGGGAAGCTGCCATGCTTGCCCTCAGGGAAGATATCAACGCAAAAGAGGTGACCATGAAACACTTCCGTGAAACCATGAAAAAGATCAGACCCTCCATACTCCCGGAAATGGAGGAGGCCTATCGCTCCTTCCTCTCCCGCTCCAAGAGCGAGGTGAAGAAGGAGATCACACCCAGAATCTTCTATTGA
- a CDS encoding thermonuclease family protein, whose product MFPEENRFHFSAEVIRTIDGDTMEVRILESHGWPEVGRLEKLRLAGIDAFELHESRGVLAKAFLDSLCPPGERIYCRKGRRARDSYGRLLAYVYLRREGKWIDVQEELLKRGLARRWT is encoded by the coding sequence TTGTTCCCAGAAGAGAATCGCTTCCATTTCTCCGCCGAGGTGATAAGAACTATCGACGGGGACACCATGGAAGTCAGGATCTTGGAAAGCCATGGTTGGCCGGAAGTGGGAAGGCTGGAAAAACTTAGGCTAGCTGGAATCGACGCCTTCGAACTTCACGAAAGTAGGGGAGTCCTAGCCAAGGCCTTTTTGGATTCCCTCTGTCCCCCGGGTGAGAGGATTTACTGCAGGAAGGGGAGGAGGGCCCGCGACTCCTATGGAAGACTCCTAGCCTATGTTTACCTCCGCCGGGAGGGGAAGTGGATAGATGTCCAAGAAGAATTATTGAAAAGGGGGCTAGCCAGGAGATGGACCTAG
- the thpR gene encoding RNA 2',3'-cyclic phosphodiesterase, with product MRTFLALEINEEVRERLVKFQRKLLQGWASLKLVEPENLHLTLKFLGEVEEGRLGEIEEAVRKGCAGSSPFIMEVKGTGVFPNPHYVRVVWAGVGEGWEKVSSLQRNVDRELGRLGFPRETEFVPHLTLARVKSVRDRERFLKVVEEGRGEEFGKTEVREVHLKKSLLTPKGPIYEDLRVLPLK from the coding sequence ATGAGAACCTTCTTGGCCTTGGAAATAAACGAAGAGGTGCGAGAGAGGTTGGTGAAGTTCCAGCGAAAACTCTTGCAGGGATGGGCCTCTTTGAAGCTCGTGGAACCGGAGAACCTACACCTAACCCTGAAGTTTCTTGGGGAGGTGGAGGAGGGAAGACTGGGGGAAATAGAGGAAGCGGTGCGTAAGGGTTGCGCCGGCTCTTCCCCCTTTATCATGGAAGTGAAGGGAACGGGAGTTTTTCCCAATCCTCACTATGTAAGGGTAGTATGGGCGGGGGTGGGGGAGGGTTGGGAAAAGGTTTCGTCCCTTCAGAGGAATGTGGATAGGGAACTGGGAAGGTTGGGTTTTCCCAGGGAAACCGAGTTCGTTCCCCACCTTACGCTGGCGAGGGTGAAGAGTGTGAGGGATAGGGAAAGGTTCCTGAAGGTGGTGGAGGAAGGGAGAGGGGAGGAGTTCGGAAAAACGGAGGTAAGGGAAGTACATTTGAAGAAGAGCCTGCTGACCCCCAAAGGCCCCATTTATGAGGACCTTAGGGTTTTGCCCCTGAAGTAG
- the rbsK gene encoding ribokinase: protein MIPKIVVVGSLHVDFLLKTKRLPERGETVLGKELRVGMGGKGANQAVAAARLGAKVWMVGRVGKDEYGRKMVEALKREGINTSYLRWDETPSGKAFIFVDEEGENLIGVYSGADEKCSEEDVERARGVVRGADLLLTQLELPSRTVEAALKMAKEEGTKTMLNLAPFKPLSPAAWRTWVLVANEREACQAVGEGGIEGVAERLLRKGPKTVVITLGSKGAYVKTERVGKRIRGVRVAVKDTTGAGDAFCGALAVALASQRPLEEAVLWANCAGALATTRVGAQEAMPSREEVENLFRRILG from the coding sequence ATGATCCCCAAGATAGTGGTGGTTGGAAGTCTCCACGTGGATTTTCTACTAAAGACGAAAAGGTTGCCCGAGAGGGGGGAGACGGTGTTGGGAAAGGAACTCAGGGTGGGAATGGGGGGAAAGGGGGCGAATCAGGCCGTGGCCGCCGCCAGACTGGGAGCAAAGGTTTGGATGGTGGGGAGGGTGGGAAAGGATGAGTATGGAAGAAAAATGGTGGAGGCGCTGAAAAGGGAGGGAATAAACACTTCTTATCTGAGATGGGACGAAACACCCTCGGGAAAGGCTTTCATCTTCGTGGATGAGGAAGGCGAGAATTTGATAGGAGTGTATTCCGGGGCGGATGAAAAGTGTAGTGAGGAGGATGTGGAAAGGGCGAGGGGAGTGGTGAGGGGAGCAGATTTGCTCCTTACCCAGCTCGAGCTTCCCTCACGGACGGTAGAAGCGGCTTTGAAGATGGCAAAGGAGGAAGGAACAAAAACGATGCTGAACCTCGCTCCTTTCAAGCCCCTTTCTCCAGCCGCATGGAGGACTTGGGTCCTCGTGGCCAACGAGAGAGAGGCCTGCCAGGCGGTGGGGGAGGGAGGTATAGAAGGAGTAGCGGAGAGACTCCTGAGAAAGGGTCCAAAGACGGTTGTTATCACCCTGGGAAGTAAGGGGGCTTATGTGAAGACGGAAAGGGTGGGGAAGAGGATAAGGGGAGTGAGGGTGGCGGTGAAGGATACAACTGGGGCTGGGGATGCTTTTTGCGGGGCCTTGGCGGTGGCACTGGCTTCCCAAAGACCTCTGGAAGAGGCCGTTCTTTGGGCCAACTGTGCAGGTGCCTTGGCCACCACTAGGGTGGGAGCTCAAGAAGCCATGCCCTCACGTGAGGAAGTGGAAAACCTCTTCAGGAGAATCCTTGGGTGA
- a CDS encoding nucleoside hydrolase: MRRVLLDMDPGIDDALALLLALRSPELEIRAITTVAGNVEVEKTAKNALKVLEFLGLKTPPVAMGCSKPLFRELCTAKHIHGEDGLGGLFLPEPKLHPLTKHAVEVMVEEVERSGGRIVFVCTGPLTNLASALRDYPETMGKVEGVIVMGGAYGLTPYGHGNITPVAEYNFYVDPEAAEMVVDSGLPLLAVGLDVTMDPTAMLSKEEYEELRKGRTKEARLAAELVKPLLERFGKVALHDPMALVSLLKPELFKIGRYHVRVETKGELTRGQVVVDRRPFILPGEEWKGREIRICEGVDGEGFLRFFLERLLE; this comes from the coding sequence GTGAGAAGGGTCCTTTTGGACATGGATCCGGGGATAGATGATGCCCTCGCCCTCCTCTTGGCCCTGCGTTCTCCTGAATTGGAGATCAGGGCCATTACCACGGTGGCGGGGAATGTGGAGGTGGAGAAGACCGCTAAAAATGCCCTGAAGGTCTTAGAATTCTTGGGTTTGAAGACCCCCCCGGTAGCCATGGGATGTTCCAAACCCCTTTTCAGGGAGCTCTGTACGGCCAAACACATACATGGAGAGGATGGATTGGGTGGTCTTTTTCTCCCCGAACCTAAGCTCCATCCTTTGACCAAACATGCTGTGGAGGTGATGGTGGAAGAGGTTGAGAGGAGCGGCGGTAGGATCGTGTTCGTGTGCACAGGTCCCCTTACCAACCTTGCCTCCGCTCTGAGGGATTATCCGGAGACGATGGGAAAGGTGGAAGGAGTGATAGTGATGGGGGGAGCGTATGGTCTCACCCCTTATGGACATGGGAACATCACCCCCGTGGCTGAGTATAACTTTTACGTGGATCCGGAGGCGGCCGAGATGGTCGTGGATTCAGGTCTACCTTTGCTCGCGGTGGGACTGGATGTAACCATGGATCCTACCGCCATGCTCTCGAAAGAAGAATACGAAGAATTAAGGAAAGGCAGGACGAAAGAGGCAAGATTGGCGGCTGAGCTCGTGAAACCCCTTTTGGAAAGGTTTGGAAAGGTGGCCCTCCATGACCCCATGGCCCTGGTTTCCCTTTTGAAACCTGAACTCTTCAAAATCGGTAGATATCATGTGAGGGTGGAGACCAAAGGGGAACTCACGAGGGGACAAGTAGTGGTGGATAGGAGACCTTTCATCCTGCCCGGCGAGGAATGGAAAGGTAGGGAAATAAGGATTTGCGAGGGTGTGGATGGGGAGGGTTTTCTCAGGTTTTTCCTGGAGAGGTTGTTGGAATGA
- a CDS encoding deoxyhypusine synthase — MRKTPYFKEKLETIEVKKKSLSQLLQEMAKTGFQGRKLGEAALLWEEMLKEKDLAIFFGYTGSMSTTGMWKIVCWLIEKRFIDVLVSTGANISEDLLEAMGGTYWRGTDLVDDADLLKHKIDRFYDVYVDELEYRKMEGLIAEFIETLDENHSYSSREFLWEFGKWLNKKGINCIVSTAYRKKVPIFCPAIVDSGYGIAYLQAKKKICLDQGKDFVELLEIGEKLGRRGVIYIGGGVPKDFVQLLAVAIDLMKGGEKPYPHEYAIQITTDQPVWGGLSGCTLREAISWGKISAKGKYVTCYCDATIALPLLSHYLNERIESRKNYPDFSWLLK, encoded by the coding sequence ATGCGCAAAACTCCCTATTTCAAAGAAAAACTCGAGACCATAGAGGTAAAGAAGAAGAGTCTCTCCCAACTGCTCCAAGAAATGGCCAAAACAGGTTTTCAAGGGAGGAAATTGGGGGAAGCTGCGCTCCTGTGGGAAGAAATGTTGAAAGAGAAGGACCTGGCCATTTTCTTCGGATATACCGGTTCCATGAGCACCACTGGGATGTGGAAAATCGTATGCTGGCTCATAGAGAAAAGATTCATAGATGTTCTCGTTTCCACTGGAGCCAACATTTCCGAAGACCTCCTAGAGGCCATGGGCGGGACCTATTGGAGGGGAACGGATTTGGTAGACGATGCCGACCTTTTGAAGCATAAAATCGACAGGTTTTATGATGTTTATGTCGACGAATTGGAATACAGAAAAATGGAAGGGTTAATAGCGGAATTCATCGAAACGCTGGATGAAAACCACTCTTATTCTTCCAGAGAGTTCTTATGGGAGTTTGGCAAGTGGTTGAACAAAAAGGGAATAAATTGTATCGTTTCAACCGCCTACAGGAAAAAAGTTCCCATTTTTTGCCCAGCTATAGTGGACAGCGGTTATGGAATAGCATACCTCCAAGCAAAGAAGAAAATTTGCTTGGATCAGGGAAAAGACTTCGTCGAGCTCCTCGAGATAGGGGAGAAGCTGGGAAGAAGGGGGGTAATCTACATTGGAGGGGGAGTACCCAAGGATTTCGTCCAGCTCCTGGCAGTAGCCATCGATCTCATGAAGGGGGGAGAAAAACCTTACCCGCACGAGTATGCCATCCAGATTACCACCGATCAACCCGTCTGGGGGGGACTCAGTGGATGCACCCTTAGGGAGGCCATCAGCTGGGGTAAGATTTCTGCCAAAGGTAAATACGTGACTTGCTACTGTGACGCCACCATAGCCCTTCCACTTCTTTCCCACTACCTGAACGAGAGGATAGAAAGCAGGAAGAATTATCCGGACTTCTCTTGGCTCTTGAAGTAG
- a CDS encoding NFYB/HAP3 family transcription factor subunit: MEIPLATADRLIRKAGAKRVSEEAAKALAEVLEEYALSVASEAVKLAEHAGRRTVRDEDIRLASRRA, from the coding sequence ATGGAAATTCCCCTAGCCACGGCTGACAGACTGATAAGGAAGGCGGGAGCAAAAAGGGTAAGTGAGGAGGCTGCCAAAGCCTTGGCGGAGGTTTTGGAGGAATACGCCCTTTCGGTGGCCTCCGAGGCCGTTAAGTTGGCTGAGCATGCGGGTAGGAGAACCGTGAGAGATGAGGATATCCGCCTGGCAAGCAGGCGCGCCTAG